A single region of the Leisingera thetidis genome encodes:
- a CDS encoding aminotransferase, translated as MTEPTIFPSLEIPETLAAGPGPGNTDPRVLQAFANTGLADHMQADVLRGMIECKQMLRDLWGTANTYTYGVGGTGFSGLDCMLNAILPGDTVVAFQNGTFSGIDAMTIRMKAATREELAADAMNPQPASVTVIDVPHGESVSGKLVEQVLAEKKPKWAFMAHWETGSGRINDLKGFSDACVKHGVMGLIDAVSSLGIEDFSIDDYPGVAGWASCPQKGVLCLPLTYAPVSFTDQYIQTVRENGCHSYVHNPILEARHWGIVDGEDVAAGTYHRTHSGYAVAAFHEALRITLQHGRAQKARDYAFHEKALRDAVTAMGCDVTSNMTSLVVLNLPGDLAGREKELVGNCRAVGFGIWPTLSEPVQVRIGILNQITPAAITDIVNRFGKAMNDMGANVDMDAINTLLDKHYAAALAAAE; from the coding sequence ATGACTGAACCCACGATCTTCCCCAGCCTGGAAATCCCGGAAACTCTGGCCGCAGGCCCTGGCCCGGGCAATACCGACCCGCGCGTGCTGCAGGCTTTTGCCAACACCGGCCTGGCCGACCACATGCAGGCGGACGTGCTGCGCGGCATGATCGAGTGCAAGCAGATGCTGCGCGACCTGTGGGGCACCGCCAACACCTACACCTACGGCGTCGGCGGCACCGGCTTCTCGGGCCTGGACTGCATGCTGAACGCTATCCTGCCGGGCGATACCGTGGTTGCCTTCCAGAATGGCACCTTCTCGGGCATCGACGCAATGACCATCCGCATGAAGGCCGCCACCCGCGAGGAGCTGGCCGCCGACGCGATGAACCCGCAGCCCGCGTCCGTCACTGTGATCGACGTGCCGCACGGCGAGTCGGTCTCCGGCAAGCTGGTCGAGCAGGTGCTGGCCGAGAAGAAGCCGAAATGGGCCTTCATGGCGCATTGGGAAACCGGCTCCGGCCGCATCAACGACCTCAAGGGTTTCTCTGACGCCTGCGTCAAGCATGGTGTGATGGGTCTGATCGACGCGGTGTCTTCGCTGGGCATCGAGGATTTCTCGATCGACGATTACCCGGGTGTTGCCGGCTGGGCGTCCTGCCCGCAAAAAGGCGTGCTCTGCCTGCCGCTGACCTATGCGCCGGTGTCCTTCACCGACCAGTACATCCAGACCGTGCGGGAAAACGGCTGCCACTCCTATGTGCACAACCCGATCCTGGAAGCCCGCCACTGGGGTATCGTGGACGGCGAGGACGTTGCCGCCGGCACCTATCACCGCACCCATTCCGGCTATGCCGTTGCCGCCTTCCACGAAGCACTGCGCATCACCCTGCAGCATGGCCGTGCGCAAAAAGCCCGCGACTATGCCTTCCACGAGAAAGCGCTGCGCGATGCCGTGACCGCGATGGGCTGCGACGTGACCAGCAACATGACCAGCCTGGTGGTTCTGAACCTGCCCGGCGATCTGGCAGGGCGCGAAAAGGAACTGGTGGGCAACTGCCGTGCCGTCGGTTTCGGCATCTGGCCGACCCTGTCGGAGCCGGTCCAGGTCCGCATCGGCATCCTGAACCAGATCACCCCGGCCGCCATCACCGACATCGTCAACCGTTTCGGCAAGGCGATGAACGACATGGGCGCAAATGTCGACATGGATGCAATCAACACCCTGCTCGACAAGCATTACGCAGCTGCGCTGGCAGCCGCCGAATAA
- a CDS encoding response regulator transcription factor, whose product MLADANPLVLSAMSEIFDRDPRFSLVATSATAEGFLGTVMRVPVQVGIIDWNLPALGGAKLIEVLRDQANAPRLVVYADEGSEVPRKAMSAGAAGFAPRSSAVEGLLDTCIAVAEGKMVFPFLDVRDLQTDPIEQLSRRERAMLEALSKGLTNKELSKELGISTNTVKFHLSNLYEKLAVKNRAQAIAFYYANRAAKGGFRAEE is encoded by the coding sequence ATGCTTGCTGACGCAAACCCGCTGGTGTTGTCGGCGATGTCAGAAATTTTCGACCGGGACCCGCGATTCTCGCTGGTTGCGACCTCCGCCACCGCCGAAGGCTTTCTCGGCACCGTGATGCGGGTGCCGGTTCAGGTCGGGATCATCGATTGGAACCTCCCCGCGCTTGGCGGCGCCAAGCTGATCGAGGTTCTGCGCGACCAGGCCAACGCCCCGAGGCTGGTGGTCTATGCCGACGAGGGCAGCGAGGTGCCGCGCAAGGCGATGAGCGCCGGAGCCGCGGGGTTTGCACCGCGTTCCAGTGCCGTCGAAGGCCTGCTGGACACCTGCATCGCGGTGGCGGAAGGCAAGATGGTCTTCCCCTTCCTCGACGTGCGCGACCTGCAGACAGACCCGATCGAACAGCTGTCGCGCCGCGAACGCGCCATGCTCGAGGCCCTGTCAAAGGGGCTCACCAACAAGGAGCTCAGCAAGGAGCTGGGCATCTCCACCAACACGGTCAAGTTCCACCTGTCGAACCTGTACGAGAAACTTGCGGTCAAAAACCGCGCCCAGGCGATCGCGTTCTATTACGCCAACCGTGCTGCCAAGGGCGGCTTCCGGGCCGAGGAATGA
- a CDS encoding HpcH/HpaI aldolase/citrate lyase family protein: MSFHAIEQAPARLNRSELAIPGSQPQMFEKAAKSDVDVIFLDLEDAVAPDEKDQARKNIIQALNDIDWGNKSMSVRINGLDTHYMYRDVVDVVEQAGERLDLIMIPKVGTAADVYAVDMMVTQIEDAKGYKKRIGFEHIIETALGMQNVSEIAAASKRNESLHFGVADYAASTRARTTIIGGVNPDYSVLTDPAADGSRDVHWGDMWHYALARMVVAARANGLRPIDGPFGDFQDKEGYKAAAKRAAVLGCEGKWAIHPSQIELANEVMSPSDAEVTKAHRILEAMAEAEAAGKGAVSLDGRLIDYASIRQAEVLVEKAKQIAGN, from the coding sequence ATGTCGTTTCACGCAATTGAACAAGCCCCCGCACGCCTCAACCGCAGCGAGCTTGCCATCCCCGGATCGCAGCCGCAAATGTTTGAAAAGGCTGCAAAATCTGACGTAGACGTTATCTTTCTCGACCTCGAGGATGCCGTCGCGCCGGACGAAAAGGATCAGGCCCGCAAGAACATCATCCAGGCACTCAACGACATTGATTGGGGCAACAAATCAATGTCGGTTCGAATCAATGGCTTGGATACCCACTACATGTACCGCGACGTGGTCGATGTGGTTGAGCAGGCCGGCGAGCGGCTGGACCTGATCATGATCCCCAAAGTGGGCACCGCAGCTGACGTTTACGCCGTCGACATGATGGTGACTCAGATCGAAGACGCCAAGGGCTACAAGAAACGGATCGGCTTCGAGCACATCATCGAGACCGCGCTCGGCATGCAGAACGTGAGTGAAATTGCCGCAGCCTCCAAGCGCAATGAATCGCTGCATTTCGGTGTTGCCGACTACGCGGCGTCGACCCGCGCCCGCACCACCATCATCGGCGGCGTGAACCCCGACTACTCGGTGCTGACCGACCCGGCTGCGGACGGCTCGCGCGATGTGCATTGGGGCGACATGTGGCACTATGCGCTGGCCCGCATGGTTGTGGCAGCGCGCGCCAACGGCCTGCGCCCGATCGACGGCCCGTTCGGCGATTTCCAGGACAAGGAAGGCTACAAGGCCGCTGCCAAACGTGCCGCGGTTCTGGGCTGCGAAGGCAAATGGGCAATCCACCCGAGCCAGATCGAACTGGCCAACGAGGTGATGTCGCCCTCCGACGCCGAAGTCACCAAGGCGCACCGCATTCTGGAAGCGATGGCCGAGGCCGAAGCCGCCGGCAAAGGCGCAGTCTCGCTCGACGGCCGCCTGATTGACTATGCCTCCATCCGTCAGGCAGAAGTTCTGGTGGAAAAGGCCAAGCAGATCGCCGGCAACTAA
- a CDS encoding glycerate kinase type-2 family protein yields the protein MTDLMDTAKTLFQAAVDRADPAQALRAQLTASPLPPLPAGGRNVLLAVGKAAVPMMREALALLPRPAQALAITNPENYTKIPGATVICGSHPVPDENSAAAGMAAIELAASLGPDDRLIALISGGGSALMVAPAPGLTLAHKTAVNKLLLASGLEINEMNLIRQQLSDIKGGGLLRHAAPAQVQAFILSDVIGDDLRAIASGPTVSPIGSRAQARDILQRAGVWDSAPEAVRSHLSAAEQAQTAPAPASNTLIGSNRHSLKAMMTAAAAGWSAKLVSHRLVGDVADAAQTVVAAAEAAPKDSPVALIFGGETTVQLTGSGLGGRNQELALRVAKLGAERLSGDWLFLSGGTDGRDGPTDAAGGIAAPSTWQAIRDAGKDPEALLANNDSYAALKAAGALLVTGGTGTNVADVQVFLRLPD from the coding sequence ATGACCGACCTGATGGATACCGCCAAGACCCTGTTTCAGGCCGCTGTCGACCGCGCCGATCCGGCACAGGCGCTGCGGGCCCAGCTGACCGCTTCGCCGCTGCCCCCCCTGCCCGCGGGCGGCAGAAACGTGCTGCTGGCGGTGGGCAAGGCCGCCGTCCCGATGATGCGTGAGGCGCTCGCTCTTCTGCCCCGGCCCGCTCAGGCGCTGGCCATCACAAACCCTGAAAATTACACGAAAATCCCCGGCGCCACGGTCATCTGCGGCAGCCACCCGGTGCCCGACGAAAACAGCGCCGCAGCAGGTATGGCCGCAATTGAACTGGCCGCCTCGCTCGGCCCGGATGACCGGTTGATCGCCTTGATTTCCGGCGGCGGCTCCGCCCTTATGGTAGCCCCTGCGCCGGGCCTGACCCTGGCCCACAAGACGGCTGTCAACAAGCTGCTGCTCGCGTCCGGTCTGGAAATCAACGAAATGAACCTGATCCGCCAGCAGCTGTCGGATATCAAGGGCGGCGGGCTGCTGCGCCACGCCGCACCCGCACAGGTGCAGGCCTTCATCCTGTCCGACGTGATCGGCGACGATCTGCGCGCCATTGCCTCCGGCCCCACCGTATCCCCCATCGGAAGCCGCGCACAGGCGCGGGACATCCTGCAGCGGGCCGGAGTGTGGGACAGCGCCCCCGAAGCCGTCAGAAGCCACCTGAGCGCGGCTGAACAGGCGCAAACCGCCCCTGCCCCGGCCTCCAACACCCTGATCGGCTCCAACCGCCACAGCCTCAAGGCCATGATGACCGCCGCCGCGGCCGGCTGGTCCGCAAAGCTGGTCTCGCACCGGCTGGTGGGCGACGTGGCCGATGCTGCGCAAACTGTTGTGGCCGCGGCTGAGGCCGCACCAAAGGACAGTCCCGTCGCCCTGATCTTCGGCGGGGAAACCACGGTGCAGCTGACCGGCAGCGGCCTGGGCGGGCGCAACCAGGAACTGGCACTGCGGGTTGCAAAACTGGGCGCCGAACGGCTGAGCGGCGACTGGCTGTTTCTTTCCGGCGGCACCGACGGCCGGGACGGTCCGACGGACGCGGCGGGCGGCATCGCCGCACCGTCCACCTGGCAGGCGATCCGGGACGCCGGCAAGGACCCCGAGGCCCTGCTGGCCAACAACGACAGCTACGCGGCTCTCAAGGCCGCCGGCGCTTTGCTGGTGACCGGCGGAACCGGAACCAACGTCGCGGATGTTCAGGTATTCCTCCGGCTGCCGGACTGA
- a CDS encoding group II truncated hemoglobin — MVEKLIEKIGGEEVLRALVERFYDIVEETETGARIVKLHKRGHGMDHARIEQFNFLSGFMGGRRYYEEKHGHMDVKLMHAHVPITEEDAENWLKCMDQALADLSLEGPHVERLRQVFRRVALMLVNDLAEWGEARASA; from the coding sequence ATGGTTGAGAAACTGATTGAGAAGATTGGCGGCGAGGAGGTGCTGCGCGCCCTGGTCGAGCGGTTCTATGACATCGTCGAAGAGACGGAGACCGGTGCCCGGATCGTCAAGCTGCACAAGCGCGGGCACGGCATGGATCATGCGCGCATCGAGCAGTTCAACTTCCTGTCCGGTTTCATGGGCGGACGGCGGTACTACGAGGAAAAGCACGGGCACATGGACGTGAAACTGATGCACGCCCATGTGCCGATAACCGAAGAAGACGCAGAAAACTGGCTGAAATGCATGGATCAGGCGCTGGCGGATTTGTCGCTGGAGGGGCCGCATGTCGAGCGGCTGCGCCAGGTGTTCCGGCGGGTGGCCTTGATGCTGGTGAACGATCTGGCGGAATGGGGCGAGGCGCGCGCGTCAGCTTGA
- the tdm gene encoding trimethylamine-oxide aldolase Tdm, protein MNDMSFPEVVKGPPKPSGLYQPSVFSLPKGTERYVVEGCGAILIRVETGDSVTVINEEGGQPCEIVAAEDKGRIDAGLIGAAANSDAGGLKALLTSSDQSLRGLRMGMEARGIDLAQGGAVRLFDSSTPARTEESFTAQRDGVVIIAAPGGIMDFERQDTATPLTVMVKRAVIKQVARFELPDPLADPVSEVRVHSATAESYFVKAGDYIQIIDVDGRQCTDFQCFAARKLDKGIEHALDVTTTRTLMGHAYPMPGLHAKYYDQDMLPLVEVVQDTVGRHDAFALACAAKYYDDIGYPGHVNCSDNFNRTLAQHGVTPRAGWMAINFFFNTGLDEHGVMYADEPWTRPGDYVLLRALTDLVCVSSACPDDTSAANGWNPTDIHVRTYSGQETFKRAIAFRATPESEPKMTKETGFHDRLSKMTRNFIEYNGYWLANCYAESGPLEEYWACREKCVVLDLTPLRKFEITGPDSEALCQYIFTRNIKKLAVGQVVYTAMCYPHGGMIDDGTVFRLGKDNFRWIGGSDYGGEWIREQAEKLGLNVLIRSSTDMQHNIAVQGPESRDLLKKVIWTAPHNPTLEELGWFRFTPARIGDEHGVPVVVSRTGYTGELGYEIFCHPKHASEVFDAVWGAGKAHGIRPMGLEALDMVRIEAGLIFAGYDFSDQTDPFEAGIGFTVPLKSKEDDFIGRDALIRRKTTPARKLVGLDIDSSIDVEHGDCVRIGRAQIGEVTSSMRSPLLGKNIALARVDVACAELGTEVEIGKLDGHQKRLPAKIVPFAHYDPKKTRPQS, encoded by the coding sequence ATGAATGACATGAGCTTCCCTGAAGTTGTCAAAGGGCCGCCGAAGCCCTCTGGTTTGTACCAGCCATCGGTGTTTTCGCTGCCCAAGGGGACCGAACGCTATGTGGTGGAGGGTTGCGGTGCAATCCTGATCCGGGTGGAAACCGGCGATAGCGTTACGGTGATCAACGAGGAGGGCGGCCAGCCCTGCGAGATCGTTGCAGCGGAGGACAAGGGACGGATCGACGCGGGGCTTATTGGTGCCGCGGCAAACAGTGATGCAGGCGGATTGAAGGCGCTGCTGACCTCCTCGGACCAGTCCCTGCGCGGTTTGCGCATGGGGATGGAGGCGCGCGGTATCGACCTGGCTCAGGGCGGCGCTGTGCGGTTGTTTGACAGCAGCACACCGGCCAGGACAGAGGAGAGCTTCACCGCGCAGCGCGACGGGGTCGTGATCATTGCCGCCCCCGGCGGGATCATGGATTTCGAGCGGCAGGACACGGCGACGCCGCTGACCGTCATGGTCAAGCGCGCGGTGATCAAGCAGGTGGCGCGGTTTGAACTGCCCGACCCGCTGGCCGATCCGGTGAGCGAGGTGCGGGTGCACAGCGCGACCGCGGAAAGCTATTTCGTGAAGGCGGGCGACTATATCCAGATCATCGACGTGGACGGCCGCCAGTGCACCGACTTCCAGTGTTTTGCCGCGCGCAAGCTGGACAAGGGGATCGAGCATGCGCTGGATGTGACCACGACGCGGACGCTGATGGGGCATGCCTATCCGATGCCGGGGCTGCATGCGAAATACTATGATCAGGACATGCTGCCGCTGGTCGAGGTGGTGCAGGACACCGTGGGCCGCCATGATGCTTTTGCCCTGGCCTGTGCGGCAAAGTACTATGACGATATCGGCTATCCCGGCCATGTGAACTGTTCGGATAATTTCAATCGCACGCTGGCGCAGCATGGTGTCACGCCGCGCGCGGGCTGGATGGCGATCAACTTCTTCTTCAACACCGGTCTTGATGAACACGGCGTCATGTATGCCGATGAGCCCTGGACCCGGCCCGGCGATTACGTGCTGCTCAGGGCGCTGACCGACCTGGTGTGTGTCAGCTCCGCCTGCCCGGATGACACCAGCGCCGCCAACGGCTGGAACCCCACCGACATTCACGTCCGCACCTACAGCGGCCAAGAGACCTTCAAGCGGGCGATTGCGTTCCGCGCGACCCCTGAATCGGAGCCCAAGATGACCAAGGAAACCGGTTTCCACGACCGCCTCAGCAAGATGACCCGCAATTTCATTGAGTATAACGGCTATTGGCTGGCTAACTGTTATGCCGAATCCGGACCGCTGGAGGAATACTGGGCCTGCCGGGAAAAATGCGTGGTGCTGGACCTGACGCCCCTGCGCAAGTTCGAGATCACCGGACCGGATTCCGAAGCACTGTGCCAATATATCTTTACCCGCAATATCAAGAAGCTGGCGGTGGGGCAGGTGGTTTATACCGCGATGTGCTACCCGCATGGCGGCATGATCGACGACGGCACCGTGTTCCGTCTGGGCAAGGACAACTTCCGCTGGATCGGCGGCTCGGACTATGGCGGGGAATGGATCCGCGAGCAGGCCGAGAAGCTGGGCCTGAACGTGCTGATCCGCTCGTCCACCGACATGCAGCACAATATTGCCGTGCAAGGCCCCGAAAGCCGGGATCTGCTGAAGAAGGTGATCTGGACTGCGCCGCACAATCCGACGCTGGAGGAGCTGGGCTGGTTCCGCTTCACCCCTGCGCGGATCGGTGATGAGCACGGCGTGCCGGTGGTGGTGTCGCGGACCGGTTATACCGGCGAGCTGGGCTATGAGATCTTCTGCCACCCCAAGCACGCAAGCGAAGTCTTTGATGCGGTCTGGGGCGCGGGCAAGGCCCATGGCATCCGCCCGATGGGGCTGGAGGCGCTGGACATGGTGCGGATCGAGGCCGGGCTGATCTTTGCCGGCTATGATTTCAGCGACCAGACAGATCCGTTTGAGGCCGGCATCGGCTTTACCGTGCCGCTGAAGTCGAAGGAAGATGACTTCATCGGCCGTGACGCGCTGATCCGGCGCAAGACCACGCCTGCACGCAAACTGGTGGGGCTGGACATCGACTCGTCCATTGACGTGGAGCATGGCGATTGCGTGCGGATCGGACGGGCGCAGATCGGTGAAGTGACCTCGTCGATGCGGTCGCCGCTGCTGGGCAAGAACATTGCACTGGCACGCGTGGATGTGGCCTGTGCCGAGCTGGGGACCGAAGTGGAGATCGGCAAACTTGACGGACATCAAAAACGCCTGCCTGCCAAGATTGTACCCTTTGCCCATTACGACCCGAAGAAGACCCGGCCTCAATCCTGA